The genome window ACCATGTGGATTTTGTTTCGTTGAGTATCCTtttgagtaacaagtatgaaacATTTGCAAACATTACACAAATTGTTTCATTTATAGTTGTTGAGGAAGTTTGAATGTAATACTGTCTTGATTTCTTTTCTTGTATCAGTCGGTAGTCAAAAAGTACATTTCAGCACAGTATGTGATTGATCACATTGTGTGTCATAATAGTGAGAAAACAAAATAACAGTTGACAAATTTTTGTTTTGAATTcatcaaaattataaaataaagcGAGAGCCACGTATCATTTTTGCTTTTCTTCAGTCAAGTAACATGTCAGATATTGTACTGTGTGTAAACATAGCTTGATTTCTGTTTCCTTGACGATCTCAGATACTATTGTCGTGTTGATGCTGAGGGTTGTATGAGATACATTAATGGTACACGCCTTGATGACCGTATCATTCGTACCGATTGGGATGCAGGCTTTGTTGAAGGACGTCAGTATGGTAGAGGAAAGACTGGAGGGCAGGTAAGTCAGTGACTGGTACTATAATCTCCTTTTAGTATATTTACcggtaaggttgtcagccgaaatatcgtggaaagaagtcgaggagatctggctgcaatcccgaaatcttgtggaatattcaatacgccgggaaaacttcaagagtcaaATCTGGATGATATTCACATTGCTTATGGAGCAAGAGGAAAAGTACTGGGGGCATGAGAAGGTGGTATGCTGAACATTTCCAAACAACAGAAAGTGCATTTTTGCTCTTAAAAAGGTAATACAGGATGAGGAAGAATGGAGAGGACTCTGGAAGTTGAAGAAGAACATTTTGGAAAAATTCCTTCAACCATCTACAGAGCATGAGCTCTGTCACTCATCTGCTTGCTTTGAATATCACAAAGGAAAATATTTACATTGTCACTATGCGCAGAAGGTCCAATCTTTAAAAGCAGATTGTCTAAGGTGAGCCAATTTATATGCCTAAGGCAGTGCCAGCATCCCAGCAATGTGACTTTTCCCTACAGgtaattccatgtcaattcaatgcAGCACTTAACCTGACTCATtcagatttctttcaaatttgaTGCATCCATAATCCAGATAAGAGATGGAAAACTACAAATTTACAGAGGTATGTGACAATTGTGAAGAAAGTTACAGGTCTGCAAAGTTTAGAAATTGTGTGAAATGTACATGTCTGTCTCAATAGAAATGATTGTAATTCTGGTTCTAATCCAGACACAGCAGTGAAACTTGTATCATTGAGAAGCTAGTGAAGAACATTACATTGATATGCAACACGACAAGTTTCTAAAAGTTTTCACTTTCTAGGTCACTGACCTTAACTTTTGACCTTCAGTATCTCAAAATTCTCCACattcaattaaaaaaaatgttttactgctCCAGTATGCTACTATAAAAGGGTGATTATGAAGATGGCACACCAACGgtatcactcccaaaaaattgtCAGCAACAGTACACTATCAAAATGCGGAGAGTAGCACATAAATATGAAACACAAGTTAGTAAAAAATACAATCCACAAGTAATGTTCTACAAAAATATTATGCCTATTGTTGCACTGATATTATAAATCACTTACAGTGTAGCTTCAACAAAAAGGCAATAAAAAGTGGTTGCACCTCATTTCACAAGTCTCCAACTATATTGTTAATATTAATCAATCTGATACAGGCAGAGTGTATGTCCAAGTTTGTGGGTCTGGATCCAGTCTTGTGAGAATTTCACATTTTCAGATAACCCAGTTGTCTGGTTTGGCAGAAAATTCAATAAGTTTGTAAGACATATGCAAGCCACCAATGAGTGTTATACTCACAGGCAACAAATCCATGTATGTCTGCTAACAGTGTTTCATTCACCTAATCAATCATTGACTCTTTCCTGTTCACTAAAGAAGCATAATGTTTATTGGTTTTAGTATACCTTTGTTAATAGAAATTACACTAGGTTTACCTGGAATTGTACTTGTATTCTTGAAACATTGTTTCAATTTGGCAATCTCTTTATCATGATGGGTAGCCAATATATAAGCAAAGACACATAAAGAAATATTCCCTTTGCACCACTGGAGCAAATGTTGTGGTGTCAAAATGAATTACTGGTTTCTTGAGGTTGCTTCAGGCTGGCAATGTGGCTAATCTCATTGCAGTCCCTGCAACCCCATCATAAGGCCCTTTGTCATGTgctgtaggggaggggggggggggggggaggaggctgtTCTGCTGTAACATCAGTATCTTCCTAatggaattctttctgtttttataCTGGGCAGCACATCTATTTTAAAAGTAATAAATGTGTTTTGGGATTGGAAAGTGACATACtaagaaattgataaaattgtgCTGGAAAGAATTGCTGTACACACACTTTATCATGCTGAAGACAGATATTTCCACATATGACATATGGTGTGTTTAAATTGTGTCTGCACCTCTGTAGTAAGCTACAAACGGCTGGATCGTAACCCAAGAATCGTTCCAATGAAATACCTGTACTTCATTCTGAAAGGTCAAGGAATAATTCAGCTACAAGTAGATGAAGAGTAACATGAGAATCATTCCAATGAAATCCCTCAACTTTGTCCAGAATGCTGAAGCAATAATTCTCTACAAAATCACAAATAAGATATTTGCTTACTTTGAGTTCATCCTGCTGGAAGATCAATGAATGTGGTAGGAGCTGCAAGAAGCTTGTTGGAATTGTAGGATTGCATTTTGTTAAAGGCGTAGGCAAGAGTACAGTGCTTTGGCTGCAACTCTCAAAATTTTGAAACTCCACTGTGTACATCTGGATACATGTCTTTGAAATATGTATACAATTCCTAAGATCGTGCAACACTAGCTGCTTCTGATTAAGTAATGTAATTCTGTTTTCTTCCACAGGTACATAGTCTTTTCTTCCTGGTATCATGTGGCTTTATGATCACAGTAAAAATCATGCACATGATGAATGGTTTTTCCACACAATGTCTTAACTGGCTTTGGATTTAGTGTCACTAATATGTACTATGATCTGTTACTAATTGTTTCGGTCAGTCTTCATACCTTGATGTCTAAGAGGAAATTTTTTTTCATGGTTTTTCTTATACTCAAGTTCTTTGGAAGTACTATTAAACTTTGTGTTTTGTCACATATGCAGTCTGTATTGTGAAACTTGTCTTTCAGCTGAGCTATGTTTTGCCTttctcgatcccccccccccccccccccccccttccatgctCTTCTTTTTGCAGTTGTACACATAAGTATTCTCCAACACTGAGGTATCCTTTATTTAAAGAATCCAGTGTCAGATCCAATGCAGGTTCTTCACCACTTAACATTTTTTCTGGAAGTACGTAAAACAGATGAAGCAACACCTGCTGGGGCTTCTGGGTTTTGCGATATTTGCTTTCTGGATTTGCTGCAAATTTTTTCCATGTTGCAGTACATTGGGACACTCGTTTGCCATCCACTCTTGAATACTCATCAAATTCTTAGTACTTGCGGAACCTTCGTCTTTACACAAATTGCAACAATACGATTTGGACTTGAAATCCATTTTTTACaaactgctactgaacactacTTTACATCACATGTACACTGCACACAAACTAATGAATATTGATTGAAATAAAAGTTTCTCTGATTGGCTTTTTACAGAAGGAAAAAAGATGTTCACCAGTTTGTCAGAATAATAGTGACTGCTATTGTCTGTTGCTCTGAAAAACCAGACATGTAATTGCTTACTGCATTTTATTATTGTAGTGATgtagacaaaataaatttttagataTGATGCCTTTGGTGTGCTGTCTTGATATTTACAATGTTTACAGTAGAATCTtataacagtaaaatattttttccCTCAAAGGCTTTGAAGATGAAGTGTTCTGAGATATTGAAGGTCAAAGATTAAGGTCAGTGACCTTCAGTGCAAAAATTCTTAGAAACTTGTCATGTTTTATTTCAGTGTAAGCCTTTCATCATTAGCTTTTCAGTTATACAAGTTTCTTTGCTGTATCTAGATTAGAACCATAATCACAGTCATTTCTGCTGAAACAGATGCATGTAACTTTCATGCAATTTCCTAACTTTGCAGACCTGTAACTTGCTTGACAATTGTCCTATACCTCTGAAAACTGCTAGTTTTCCATCTCTTATATGGATCATTGGATGtgcaaaatttgaaagaaatctgagATGGTTAAGttaaaaatgttactgttttacaTTGAATTGACCTAGAATTACCTCTACTTTATCATCTTTATGGATGAGACTATTTTTAAGAAAGGCACAGTATTTAATCCCTACAACTATCACCAGCGGGCAGATGAAAATGACCATTACATTCATTAACATGGTCTCCAGAAGGAGTTTTGGTGAATGTCTGGGCAGTAATTGCTGACAACTTAATTGGACTTCTCAGTGTACCTCCTGAAataaatgaatgtgattgtttaaaaCTGTTGCAAGTGAAATTACTGATAATGTTCAAATATGTTCCTCTTTCAGCAGTGTGCAGTTTTGACACACAtaactttaaaaagaaaaactgTTAAAGTAGACTTTCAGTATTATGGTTTTGAGAACAGTAAGAAGGGATGTGCTCCTATATTTCACAGATGTTCTGAGTGTCGGAAacattttttaatgtctgatgCATGAATGAAAAGAATAATTACCAGCACAATTTCAAATTAATGTTGGTACATGATTAGGTTTATTGCACAAAAAGCTCTTGAATATGAACAATGGAATGTCCATTCATTCTAATGGACAAAACGCAGTATATATAGGAAACGTGGTTTCCTTTGGTAAAAACCAGACTTGGCTGAATTCTGGTTCACTTAAAATCAAAAAATACATTGGAAAAAAAGGCAGTTACAGTTTTTAGATAAATAAGAGAAAGCAAGAATAATGCACCCAAATCATGACATGATGAGACACTTAAGTGCAGGACATTATTACTAGAATAATAGCTACCATGTACCATCTGCCCAACTATTTGCTGACACTTGTCACCTCACACTGAATGATAACAAATTAGCAAAGACTGTTATTCAGCTTTTAAGTGACAGGAAACTGCTATATGTGTAAGAATACTAATTTCTCGAAAGACTACTTAAGAATACCTTGCCAACTGCAAGGTTACAGTAACAACAGATAGAGCCAACCTTGTAGATATCAAGAAATGGCGGTTTTGAATTCTATAAGAACAATACTCATAAATAAGAGACCTAAATATATGTTCCGCAGCATTAAGGGGGAAAAATGATTAAAACCAAGACAACCACGCGTAAACCTCAGCAGCCCACTACACATGGAAACTAGAATAGTAGAAAGGAAATTGCAACCAAGGTACACTACAGCATTTGAAAACAACAACTAGAATATCTACTGAGAATATGAATTATTGGCACAACTAGTGAAACTGGCTATTTGGTACTGAAGTAGGCATAAAAACTCCGAAATCAGTAAGTTATCAACGAGTTAAGCTATCAGAATGGTTAGAGATGCAATGGCCAGCAGAATTGATGACATAATGTAAAACTAATATCCCAGGGCAAGAAAATTCAAAACTGCCCATTtgatagcaatggaaattttaaagcaaatttattGCTAACCAACAAGAAACTTTTGTGACCACTCCATGTGACATCCTCTAACCTGGTTTGACCTTACCAGGTTGTTTTTGCCCACCCTGAATATTTGAAGGGGGACAAGAAACATGTAACAAGTGAAACGTTTCATAAAAGAGGATATGGGTAGGCATAAATATACCAGAGGTAAGACCTTATATATGACAATCATATATTGCATATAGTAAGTGAAGTACTTTCCTTGAAAACTGGAGATTTGCcacatcctcttgtatttaagcacATTTTAGCTTCGCTCAGATATGTTGCATTCATTCTGCTTTGGTTTCATAAtggaaatgtgtggctagggcctcccgtcgggtagatcgttcgcctggtgcaggtcttttgatttgacgccacttcggcgacctgcgcgtcaatggggatgaaatgatgatgattaggacaacacaacacccagtccctgagcggagaaaatttccgacccagccgggaatcgaacccgggcccttaggattaacagtctgtcacgctgaccactcagctaccaaagTTGTTGATGTAATTGACATTTCAGTATTCACTTTTTTATTAACTTTTCATTTGTTTGGTTAAGAACAAGTGTTCTCTATGCAATGTTCCACTTTATTATTCAAAGTTTCTCAAGTCAGCCATACTGTTGGATTCAGAGTTATTCCATTTCATCTGGATTGTCCTAAAATTGATTGAAGAGTGTTTCTTATTACAGAGGTTTGTTGATGTTCTCATGTCATGATACCATAGTTTATTATTCCAGAACTATGGTCCAAACTGTTTTCAGATTTTAGTCAACATCATGTCTCAGTAAAGGATGGTACACATCTGCACATCATGACTGGATTTTAGTACAGGGTTCATTCAATTGTTTAATAAGTAAAGTTGTCCAcaacctgaagattgatttgagcATTCCACTGTTTTACTAGGTACAGTTCTGTTGGAGTAGTATTCCTTTGCCTTCCGCTGGCCTTTGAACTAACTAACACAGCTAGTTTTAGGGAGGTCTGTAGATTATGGTGAGCTGCAAACCAGGGGTGACTTGGTGTCTTTCATATTAATAAATCATTGTCAAATATTCCAAGTGGCAGTAGAAAAAAGAAAACCTTTGGCCAGCTGGGAATCAAAACCTGgacctttggatttgtagtctcGCATGTGTCTAATGTGTCACACTCTTTATTGTTTTTATAATGAAATAGTTAATGTACTGCAGATGATTATAGAAGACACCCAGTTCAGCTTAACAGCCTAAGGTTATATATGGGCTTTGACATTGTGTCCTTGCCCTGTAATCCATACGTGCCTATCTGCTAAATCAGTGAAGCATAAACTAATAATCAGTTGTAGTTGTTGTTACTTGTGTTAGAAACTGTTCGGTACTAGTGTGAATGAGAGCCAGTGGAAATAGTTAATAGATTTTTCTTGTATGTTGACAAAATTTGTAAGTGTTCTTATACCTTTCTTTCTGCAGGTGCGAGACGAATACCGTACAGATTATGATGGTGGACGTGGTGGTTACGGGAAGATAATACAGCAAAAGACAACCATGTCAACACCAGTACAAGACGTAAATGTTTTTGCACGGTAAAATATGAAATTTCTTGTTCAAGTGTAGGGAACAAAGATAATTTTGTGAGAATTTAGTGATGTGTACTGAGAATGTAAAAGGACTTTCAGCTGCATCACAAAATGATCTAACTGGACCACTGAGTGCTCTTACTGTAAGCAGATTTGCATCAGTATTTTGACTTCTTTGTACAACATAATTTAAATAtacatatttcatttgttttcctaAAATTATTTCCTTTGTGCTTCCTGTTCATAAATAGTGTAAATAAGAGTTGGCAGGAAATATTGCCAGATTTTCTCATCATTTGTTGTGGAGCTCATATTTGATTCATATAGAAAAATGTGTGTAGTGTCGTAGACTCtgatgccagtaattcagctttatccaaataaaaaaacaaatattgTTACTGTGTACTGTATCTTGTCAAGTCgtgctttaaaacactgtaaaacagtTATGTTCGGCAAATGTGTTTGTTCGTTTGTGAAAATGAAGCCAGCAATTGCTATATTCTTTAACAAACAAGGTACTGCTTAACAATATAAGGATAAGGGTAGATTGCTACTGGCTGTAATAAtgactgagttgcagacaggtgcagtggaaagattgttacacatttagcttttgtccaaaaccttcttcagaaaaggaaatgcACAGTCATTCATTCAAACGTAAGCAAGCACATTCAACGCACACATGACCTCCATCTCTGGCAGCTGGGACCGAACTGGGATACTGATTAAGTTGGTGGAATAGCTGTGCTCTAGGCCCTTATTCAAACCCCTGATCTGGCTCTCCTCATTTAGATTTTCTGCAGTTTGCTTTAAAGGCTTTGTGAGTGCTGAGATAGTTCCATTATTGTTGTTTTCTGTCTGAAGATTTATTTGATTCGGTTGTCCATGTTAGTCTAttccaggggcgggcaggaatcctccatgtgtgcggtgcacttgctcgTGTGCAggtaacaggtgttctgcgtgcacacaggggcaagctgagCATctgcttctctcccctccccaccatactgtctctccactccttcctctgtaatgcgttttgtttcctagcttgctttattgaatgaaggaataagattagtaggagtgcttgaaagaaatcatgtttgaaagagtacctattacgtatgatacgttttatttaattatcactgggggggggggggggggttacaatacGTTCAATGTCTGGAATAAAATTTCTACAtatagacaaacgcaaacagttccgtaaattttcatcactgatgtttgctcttaaccgagacttattaattttcataacagaaaaaaatctttcacAAGTGTATGTCaagccaaacattgacattatcttcgcggcCTCACAATGGAGACGAGGAAACTTGGCTCTCAGACGAGAATTATGCTGTAgacctattaattccatttgcaaattgggatgaatatcatctacagaaacagcaaatggtctcgagaaccattcaaaagcttgggataaatatgatatatccccaaatcgcttgagaaattcctcttttattgcactgagtacggaaacatattctttgcaattctgttcttgCACGGTAGACAGAGTAGGGAAATGCACTGCATTCCCTGAAGAGAGATGTTGTTCCCACAGCTGAAGCTTGCTAGTGAAAGCTTGCATcttttcagccatttcacaaaTTAGCTGAGTTTCTTCTTGCAAACTTGtgttcaatgcattcatgtgtctggtaatgtccactaaaaatgcaaggtcgataacccactctggatcttctaacttag of Schistocerca serialis cubense isolate TAMUIC-IGC-003099 chromosome 2, iqSchSeri2.2, whole genome shotgun sequence contains these proteins:
- the LOC126455577 gene encoding nuclear cap-binding protein subunit 2 → MTSISSPSIELSSYRDQHFKGSRGEQERLLRTSSTLYVGNLSFYTTEEQIYELFSKCGDVKRIIMGLDKYKKTPCGFCFVEYYCRVDAEGCMRYINGTRLDDRIIRTDWDAGFVEGRQYGRGKTGGQVRDEYRTDYDGGRGGYGKIIQQKTTMSTPVQDVNVFAR